The Chloroflexaceae bacterium genome contains a region encoding:
- a CDS encoding TAXI family TRAP transporter solute-binding subunit, with product MVSSFRVLLLATLVVLVAGCGGAAPATPPTTAPAAQPTTAPAAQPTTAPAPTAPPPASGQKLRYSFGGGPVGGVFQVYADVLSLIIAGADPNLELTAEGTGGSAENLRSVNSGDFQFGIVYSGDVALGAQGQLPNDTTKYTNVLPVAPLYGGVIHLVVTKNSGIETVNDLPGKRIALGNAGSGAALSAERYLSHMGLLDKVKVEYLGYSQAAAAMGDGQLDGFWILAGFPNASVTEATTYTDIRLIDVYNPGVEKGFFEAYPFYSARTLAGGAYTGVDEDVPSFQDTALWVANADVPEEVVYNALKAVFSDAGLERLRQAHPSAQEVQLEKGVEGIANRLHPGAVRFWEEQGVKIPDELR from the coding sequence ACGACCGCGCCCGCCGCCCAGCCCACGACCGCGCCCGCCGCCCAGCCTACGACCGCGCCCGCTCCGACTGCGCCGCCCCCGGCGAGTGGACAGAAGCTCCGCTACTCCTTCGGCGGCGGCCCCGTCGGCGGGGTGTTCCAGGTCTACGCCGATGTGCTCTCGCTGATCATCGCCGGGGCGGACCCGAACCTTGAACTGACCGCCGAAGGCACCGGCGGCTCGGCCGAGAATCTGCGCAGCGTCAATTCGGGCGACTTTCAGTTCGGCATCGTCTACTCGGGGGACGTGGCGCTGGGCGCCCAGGGCCAGTTGCCGAATGATACGACGAAATACACCAACGTACTGCCGGTGGCCCCGCTTTACGGCGGCGTGATCCATCTAGTGGTCACAAAGAACAGCGGCATCGAGACGGTCAACGATCTTCCCGGCAAACGCATCGCCCTCGGGAACGCCGGTTCGGGCGCGGCGCTTTCTGCCGAGCGCTATCTCAGCCACATGGGTCTGCTCGACAAAGTGAAGGTCGAGTACCTGGGCTACTCGCAGGCTGCCGCCGCGATGGGCGATGGCCAGCTCGACGGCTTCTGGATCCTCGCCGGGTTCCCCAACGCCTCCGTGACCGAGGCGACGACCTATACCGACATTCGCCTGATTGATGTGTACAACCCCGGAGTTGAGAAAGGCTTCTTCGAGGCCTATCCCTTCTACTCGGCCCGCACGCTCGCCGGTGGAGCCTATACCGGCGTGGATGAGGACGTTCCCAGCTTCCAGGATACCGCCCTGTGGGTGGCCAATGCCGACGTGCCTGAAGAGGTGGTGTACAACGCCCTGAAGGCCGTCTTCTCCGACGCGGGGCTTGAGCGCCTGCGCCAGGCCCACCCGTCGGCCCAGGAGGTGCAACTGGAGAAAGGCGTCGAGGGTATCGCCAACCGCCTCCACCCCGGCGCCGTGCGCTTCTGGGAGGAGCAGGGAGTAAAGATCCCTGATGAACTGCGCTAG
- a CDS encoding TRAP transporter permease yields the protein MAEQHSGNQQPPADDPKPVDTGAASSADSVDEATLQKLKEYDEPSTRTLNRFWATVVAVISVGMAGFYIYTAGTLPAPVQWQRGIYVMLTYILILLLYPAIPRRSRARPHVERWLDRLPEWLRALLAPRHGPSVIDLILIALTVTTVGYYILNFRQLQFRAGAYNETDFVIAVIGLIISLEIARRVLGWSMTIIGIVFILYLRFGYVLYDLPVLGAFAHRGRTPQRTATTLFFDQEGVFGVMANVLVSYVILFIFFGAFLRKSGASKFFIDLPLALAGRSTGGPAKVAVISSALFGSISGSPIANTVSTGTFTIPLMKKAGFRPHVAGAIEPAASIGGSFMPPVMGAGAFLMAELTATPYPTIVAISIFPAILYFLSVLTMVHFEAKKHGLKGVEIDMRAIDILRKEWYMATPLLVIIVLMLIGYSPGYAAFWSIICCVVLIALSAENRADLRNPAALGGNVMHALGRSAVRLVRDVLQAMQDGVRDTLVIGATVGVIGIIVGTIYATGIGQRFTNIIVGLSGGNLVVAIILIGLASLILGMGVPVTAAYLITAVLTVPALTDMGVALLAAHMIVYWFSQDSNITPPVCVAAYAGAAIAKADPWKTGWTSFKFAKLLYVMPFLFAFTPAILLLGEGGQPLKELVFHDVALAFFSGTMGTLAFSAVSMFFLVRRTTWWEWLIAAFGAFLCFWPSLLTDLVGIAIVAAVWFWQYYDVRRRSGVPAPARQTG from the coding sequence ATGGCAGAGCAGCACTCCGGCAACCAGCAACCACCCGCCGATGACCCGAAACCAGTGGATACCGGCGCCGCCAGTAGCGCAGACAGCGTTGACGAAGCGACACTACAGAAGCTCAAGGAGTACGACGAACCCTCCACGCGCACGCTGAATCGCTTTTGGGCCACGGTAGTGGCCGTCATCTCCGTCGGGATGGCCGGTTTCTACATCTACACGGCCGGCACGCTTCCGGCGCCGGTGCAGTGGCAGCGGGGCATCTACGTGATGCTGACCTACATTCTCATCCTGCTGCTCTACCCCGCCATTCCCCGACGGAGCCGCGCCCGCCCTCACGTGGAGAGATGGCTCGACCGGCTGCCCGAGTGGCTGCGCGCGCTACTGGCCCCGCGCCATGGCCCCAGCGTCATCGATCTCATCCTGATCGCCCTGACCGTTACGACGGTGGGCTACTACATTCTCAACTTCCGCCAGCTTCAGTTTCGCGCTGGAGCGTACAACGAGACTGATTTCGTCATTGCCGTCATCGGGCTGATCATCTCGCTTGAGATTGCCCGGCGCGTGCTCGGCTGGTCAATGACGATCATCGGCATCGTCTTTATCCTCTACCTGCGCTTTGGCTACGTGCTCTACGATCTGCCTGTGCTGGGGGCCTTCGCCCACCGCGGGCGGACGCCGCAGCGCACCGCCACGACGCTCTTCTTCGACCAGGAGGGCGTATTCGGCGTCATGGCCAACGTGCTGGTCTCCTACGTCATTCTGTTCATCTTCTTTGGGGCCTTTCTGCGCAAGTCGGGGGCGAGCAAGTTCTTCATTGACCTGCCGCTGGCCCTGGCAGGGCGCAGCACTGGCGGCCCGGCCAAGGTGGCGGTGATCTCCTCGGCCCTTTTCGGCTCGATTTCCGGCAGTCCCATCGCCAACACGGTCAGCACCGGCACCTTCACCATCCCCCTGATGAAGAAGGCCGGTTTCCGGCCCCACGTGGCCGGGGCCATCGAACCTGCGGCATCGATCGGCGGTTCGTTCATGCCTCCGGTGATGGGCGCCGGTGCGTTCCTGATGGCTGAATTGACCGCCACGCCTTATCCGACGATTGTGGCGATTTCAATCTTTCCGGCGATCCTCTACTTTCTCTCAGTATTGACGATGGTGCACTTTGAGGCCAAAAAACATGGCCTCAAAGGCGTTGAAATCGACATGCGGGCGATTGACATCCTGCGTAAAGAGTGGTACATGGCCACTCCGCTGCTGGTGATCATCGTGCTGATGCTGATCGGCTACTCACCCGGCTATGCGGCGTTCTGGTCAATTATCTGTTGTGTCGTGCTGATAGCGCTTTCCGCGGAGAACCGTGCCGACCTGCGCAACCCGGCGGCCCTCGGCGGCAACGTGATGCACGCCCTGGGGCGCAGCGCGGTGCGCCTGGTGCGCGATGTGCTTCAGGCCATGCAGGACGGCGTGCGCGATACGCTGGTGATCGGTGCGACCGTCGGCGTGATCGGGATCATTGTCGGAACAATCTACGCCACCGGCATCGGCCAGCGCTTCACGAACATCATTGTCGGACTCAGCGGCGGCAATCTGGTTGTCGCGATCATCCTGATCGGCCTGGCCTCGCTGATCCTGGGCATGGGCGTGCCGGTGACGGCGGCCTACCTGATCACTGCGGTGCTGACGGTGCCGGCCCTCACCGATATGGGCGTGGCTCTGCTCGCCGCTCATATGATCGTCTACTGGTTCAGCCAGGACAGCAATATCACCCCTCCGGTCTGCGTGGCTGCCTATGCCGGAGCGGCCATCGCCAAAGCTGACCCCTGGAAGACCGGGTGGACCTCCTTCAAGTTTGCCAAGTTGCTCTACGTTATGCCCTTCCTGTTCGCCTTTACTCCGGCCATTCTCTTGCTTGGCGAGGGTGGACAACCTCTGAAGGAGCTGGTGTTCCACGATGTGGCTCTGGCGTTCTTCTCAGGCACTATGGGCACACTGGCGTTTTCGGCCGTCTCGATGTTCTTCCTGGTGCGCCGCACCACCTGGTGGGAATGGCTGATCGCCGCCTTTGGCGCCTTCCTCTGCTTCTGGCCCAGCCTGCTGACCGATCTGGTCGGCATCGCCATTGTTGCTGCCGTGTGGTTCTGGCAGTACTATGATGTGCGGCGGCGGAGCGGCGTTCCCGCTCCGGCCCGGCAGACGGGCTGA
- a CDS encoding XdhC family protein: MREYLETIDTWLARGERVAVATVVRTTGSSPRQVGAKLFVSSSGAMAGSVSGGCIEGAVFVACQEALATGEARLLRFGVADEMAWEVGLACGGTIEVLVEPLREPVRAERPMATVTVIRGPSGPGARLLIEAGGSVEGSLGDAGLDQAAVHVAQEFLTRGASGAVELAGGKAAVFIESFVPPPSLYMVGGVHIATALARMANVLGLRTVVVDPRAAFASQERFAHVDEVVLAWPDEALEGRLDARSCVAVLTHDPRLDDPALRVALRSPARYIGALGGRAAHARRLERLRAEGFSEADLARVHGPIGLPIGAKTPEEIAVSILAQIIQVQREGSRLPDKMQGRGEG; encoded by the coding sequence ATGCGCGAGTATCTGGAAACCATCGACACCTGGCTGGCCCGCGGTGAGCGGGTGGCGGTGGCGACTGTCGTGCGAACCACAGGCTCTTCACCGCGGCAGGTCGGCGCGAAGCTGTTCGTGTCTTCGAGCGGGGCCATGGCCGGCTCGGTGAGCGGCGGTTGCATCGAGGGCGCGGTGTTCGTGGCCTGCCAGGAGGCCCTGGCGACCGGCGAGGCGCGACTGCTGCGTTTCGGCGTCGCCGACGAAATGGCCTGGGAGGTTGGCCTGGCCTGCGGCGGCACGATCGAGGTGCTGGTAGAGCCGCTGCGCGAGCCGGTCCGCGCGGAGCGCCCGATGGCGACGGTAACTGTCATCCGCGGGCCGTCGGGTCCTGGCGCCAGACTGCTGATCGAAGCCGGTGGGAGTGTTGAGGGAAGTCTGGGTGATGCGGGCCTGGACCAGGCGGCGGTCCATGTGGCTCAGGAGTTCCTGACGCGGGGCGCCAGCGGCGCGGTCGAACTGGCAGGCGGGAAGGCGGCGGTGTTCATTGAGAGCTTCGTACCGCCGCCGAGCCTGTACATGGTGGGAGGGGTGCACATCGCCACGGCCCTGGCGCGGATGGCGAACGTGCTCGGCCTGCGTACCGTGGTGGTGGACCCCCGCGCGGCCTTCGCCAGCCAGGAGCGTTTCGCCCATGTGGACGAAGTGGTGCTGGCCTGGCCCGACGAGGCGCTTGAAGGGCGCCTTGATGCGCGCAGTTGCGTGGCCGTACTCACCCATGACCCCAGGCTTGATGATCCGGCGCTGCGGGTCGCTTTGCGCTCGCCGGCACGCTACATAGGCGCGCTGGGCGGCCGGGCCGCCCATGCGCGGCGTCTGGAGCGCCTCCGGGCCGAAGGCTTTAGCGAGGCTGACCTGGCGCGCGTTCATGGGCCGATTGGTCTGCCTATCGGGGCGAAAACACCCGAAGAGATTGCTGTGAGCATCCTGGCGCAAATTATCCAAGTTCAACGGGAGGGTTCGCGCCTGCCTGACAAGATGCAGGGGCGCGGGGAGGGATAA
- the moaC gene encoding cyclic pyranopterin monophosphate synthase MoaC: MSQSDDTSRLTHLDEQGQAQMVDVGAKADTQREAVARGSITMQPETLRLIMSGAAPKGDVLAAARIAGIMAAKRTPELIPLCHTLLLTHVSVAIEPDVEANALCIEARVRTRGPTGVEMEALTAVSVAALTIYDMCKAVDRGMRIGDIRLAEKRGGRSGEIVLE, translated from the coding sequence ATGAGCCAATCTGACGATACCTCCCGGCTCACGCACCTCGACGAGCAGGGCCAGGCACAGATGGTAGACGTAGGGGCAAAGGCCGACACCCAGCGCGAGGCGGTGGCGCGGGGCAGCATCACCATGCAACCGGAAACCCTACGCCTGATTATGAGCGGCGCCGCGCCAAAGGGCGACGTGCTGGCCGCAGCGCGCATTGCAGGCATCATGGCGGCCAAGCGCACACCTGAACTGATTCCCCTGTGCCACACCCTGCTGCTGACCCACGTGAGCGTAGCGATCGAACCAGACGTCGAGGCGAACGCCTTGTGCATCGAGGCGCGCGTGCGCACCCGCGGGCCTACCGGCGTCGAGATGGAGGCCCTGACTGCCGTGAGCGTAGCGGCGTTAACGATCTACGATATGTGCAAGGCGGTAGATCGGGGGATGCGCATTGGCGATATTCGCCTGGCCGAAAAACGGGGCGGACGCAGCGGCGAGATCGTGCTGGAGTAG
- a CDS encoding M1 family metallopeptidase — MVLVAGALAASAASRPAQRPTSAADPFLAAQAAALLPAYIGDLARAAEWDRYTIVATADPATLTVRGTLSVTVTNRSVLSYDRLYFRLYPNHPDFGGRLVVTAARVNGGPAVSGVEQGDTLLWLTLPRALPPGGVARADLRFVAQTPRGASARTFGAFNQEAGLWSLANFYPVLARQFIESGWDRRSIESRGDFTVTNVGLYDVTVEFPAEWTLVSTGVRADTLPGRAAMRRERLVSGPQREFYLGLTRGLEQASAVVDGTRIISHYQPANADAGRQALRFAEQALRTFNARYGPYPLAELDVVQGAMTRFLGMEYPGAVLIEQTLYRDNDRVLETTIAHEIAHQWWYSLVGTDAQGEPWIDEGLASYAQALYYEATGDSVRAAEELEYFRSVYRRLREAKRDAPLATPPGALSGNYVPVAYAKAALFFHALRGQIGEESFGRFLQRYLAEGKYRETAGPDVLRAAEAACQCELDSLYQDWVLSAAPVAIP; from the coding sequence ATGGTCCTCGTGGCCGGCGCTCTTGCAGCGTCCGCGGCGAGCCGGCCGGCGCAGAGGCCGACTTCCGCTGCCGATCCCTTTCTCGCGGCCCAGGCAGCCGCGCTGCTCCCGGCCTATATTGGCGACCTGGCCCGCGCCGCCGAATGGGATCGCTACACTATCGTCGCTACAGCCGACCCCGCCACACTGACCGTGCGCGGCACGCTTAGCGTCACCGTTACCAACCGCTCGGTCCTGAGCTATGACCGGCTCTACTTCCGGCTCTATCCCAACCATCCCGACTTTGGCGGCCGTCTCGTCGTTACCGCGGCCAGGGTCAACGGCGGGCCTGCGGTCTCAGGCGTCGAGCAAGGCGACACCCTGCTCTGGCTGACTTTGCCGCGGGCGCTGCCGCCGGGTGGCGTGGCGCGCGCCGATCTGCGCTTCGTCGCCCAGACGCCGCGCGGGGCCAGCGCTCGCACCTTTGGGGCCTTCAACCAGGAGGCCGGCCTCTGGTCGCTCGCCAATTTCTATCCCGTGCTCGCCCGGCAGTTCATCGAGAGCGGCTGGGACCGACGCTCGATTGAGAGCCGCGGTGACTTTACAGTGACCAACGTAGGACTGTACGATGTAACCGTGGAGTTCCCGGCCGAATGGACCCTCGTCAGCACCGGTGTGCGGGCCGACACCCTGCCGGGCCGCGCGGCGATGCGCCGCGAACGGCTGGTGAGCGGCCCGCAGCGCGAGTTCTACCTTGGATTGACTCGCGGCCTGGAACAGGCAAGCGCAGTGGTGGATGGCACGCGCATCATCAGCCACTACCAGCCGGCAAACGCCGACGCAGGGCGGCAGGCGCTGCGTTTCGCCGAGCAAGCCCTGCGGACCTTCAACGCGCGCTATGGCCCCTATCCTCTGGCAGAACTCGACGTCGTACAGGGCGCCATGACCAGGTTCCTGGGCATGGAATACCCCGGCGCGGTCCTGATCGAGCAGACCCTCTACCGCGACAACGACCGGGTGCTGGAAACCACTATCGCGCACGAGATCGCTCACCAGTGGTGGTACAGCCTGGTAGGCACCGATGCTCAGGGCGAGCCGTGGATTGACGAGGGACTGGCCAGCTATGCCCAGGCGCTCTACTACGAAGCCACCGGCGACAGCGTGCGGGCAGCAGAGGAACTCGAATACTTCCGCAGCGTGTATCGCCGCCTGCGCGAAGCGAAGCGCGACGCGCCACTGGCAACGCCGCCCGGCGCCCTGAGCGGCAACTATGTGCCCGTGGCCTACGCCAAGGCCGCGCTCTTCTTCCACGCCCTGCGCGGGCAGATCGGTGAAGAGAGCTTCGGACGGTTCCTGCAGCGCTACCTGGCTGAAGGCAAATACCGCGAAACCGCCGGGCCGGACGTACTGCGCGCCGCCGAGGCCGCCTGCCAGTGCGAACTGGATAGTCTCTACCAGGACTGGGTGCTCAGCGCCGCCCCGGTAGCGATCCCGTAA
- a CDS encoding D-glycerate dehydrogenase: protein MIPSARPTIYVTRRLPAAAMRLLEETCQVNLWDEVERPIPRAELLRGVADAEGLLSLLTDRVDAEVLAAAPRLRVVANMAVGYDNIDVAACTARGVLVTNTPDVLTETTADLAWALMLAAARRIVEGQRLIEAGAWGPWHPLQMVGVDVYGATLGVVGAGRIGGAVLRRGCGFAMRLLYHNRRPAPALEAATGAAYRPFDDLLRESDFIVVCAPLTPETRGMFGAREFALMRETAVFVNVARGPLVREEDLAAALRVGRPRAAGLDVFEQEPIGPDHPLLRLPNCVCVPHIGSATLATRTRMATLAAENLVAALSGRPPLTPVNLTELAAPERAAPSWKHGAADR from the coding sequence ATGATCCCATCCGCCCGTCCAACCATCTACGTTACCCGGCGTTTGCCGGCAGCAGCGATGCGCCTCCTGGAGGAGACATGCCAGGTCAACCTCTGGGACGAGGTGGAGCGGCCCATTCCGCGGGCCGAGTTGCTGCGCGGGGTGGCCGACGCCGAGGGTCTGCTGAGCCTGCTTACTGATCGAGTGGACGCTGAGGTGCTTGCCGCCGCCCCGCGGCTGCGGGTAGTGGCGAACATGGCTGTAGGCTACGACAACATTGACGTAGCGGCCTGCACCGCCCGGGGTGTGCTGGTGACCAACACCCCCGACGTGCTGACCGAGACGACCGCCGATCTGGCCTGGGCGCTGATGCTGGCCGCAGCGCGGCGTATCGTCGAGGGCCAGCGCCTGATCGAGGCGGGCGCCTGGGGACCCTGGCATCCCTTGCAGATGGTGGGAGTGGATGTCTACGGCGCGACGCTGGGGGTGGTCGGCGCCGGGCGCATCGGCGGGGCGGTGCTGCGCCGAGGCTGCGGCTTCGCCATGCGCCTGCTCTACCACAACCGCCGCCCAGCCCCGGCGCTGGAGGCCGCGACGGGGGCGGCGTACCGGCCCTTCGACGACCTGCTGCGCGAGAGCGACTTCATCGTGGTGTGCGCGCCGCTGACGCCGGAAACCCGCGGCATGTTCGGGGCGCGCGAGTTTGCCCTGATGCGCGAGACGGCGGTTTTCGTCAACGTGGCGCGCGGGCCGCTGGTGCGGGAGGAGGACCTGGCAGCGGCGCTCCGCGTCGGGCGCCCGCGCGCCGCGGGCCTCGATGTCTTTGAGCAGGAGCCGATTGGCCCTGATCATCCGTTGCTGCGCCTGCCCAACTGCGTGTGCGTGCCACATATTGGCAGCGCCACCCTGGCCACGCGCACGCGAATGGCCACCCTGGCCGCCGAGAATCTTGTGGCCGCCCTCAGCGGGCGGCCACCCCTGACGCCGGTCAACCTCACGGAACTCGCAGCCCCTGAGCGGGCCGCCCCTTCGTGGAAGCATGGGGCAGCGGATCGATAA
- a CDS encoding lactate utilization protein, whose amino-acid sequence MSRDHILANLRTSLASSRPWLEEAASVAPHAPPPFVHPPAADLVAQFCEELAKLEGRAYPVTDVAEALELIQRLLDERNARQVLAWDLEQIDLPGLAAMLEGRRVNILNADVRGPERKERLQILEPAPVCLSGVDCAIAESGSLVLRHGPGRPRLASLLAPTHIAIVRRSQLVRGLGEALALLRERYGAALFDATSHLTFITGPSRTADIEMTLSLGIHGPPEVHVVVVT is encoded by the coding sequence ATGAGCCGCGATCACATCCTCGCCAACCTGCGCACGAGTCTGGCCTCCAGCCGCCCGTGGCTGGAAGAGGCCGCCAGCGTTGCGCCCCACGCCCCGCCGCCCTTCGTCCATCCGCCGGCTGCCGATCTGGTGGCGCAATTCTGTGAGGAACTGGCGAAGCTCGAAGGCCGCGCCTACCCGGTCACCGATGTAGCGGAGGCTCTGGAGTTAATCCAGCGGCTGCTGGATGAACGGAATGCCCGCCAGGTGCTGGCCTGGGATCTGGAGCAGATTGACCTGCCTGGTCTCGCCGCCATGCTTGAGGGGCGCCGGGTGAACATCCTCAACGCCGATGTGCGCGGCCCCGAACGGAAGGAACGCCTGCAGATCCTGGAGCCGGCGCCGGTATGTCTCTCGGGGGTGGATTGCGCCATCGCTGAAAGCGGCAGCCTGGTGCTGCGTCACGGCCCCGGGCGCCCCCGTCTGGCTTCGCTCCTCGCTCCGACCCACATCGCCATCGTGCGCCGCTCCCAACTGGTGCGGGGGCTGGGCGAGGCCCTGGCGCTGCTGCGGGAGCGCTATGGCGCGGCGCTGTTCGACGCCACCAGCCATTTGACCTTCATCACCGGCCCGTCACGCACTGCGGACATTGAAATGACCCTTTCCCTGGGGATCCACGGCCCGCCCGAGGTCCACGTGGTGGTGGTAACGTAG